The Mucilaginibacter yixingensis genome window below encodes:
- a CDS encoding TPM domain-containing protein — MKKFFLLFYLLFSSVAFAQIPQPQKNTYVNDFAGVLTKSQVTELNKKIFELEKTRNVQLAIVLVNKIPVVYDIQDFAVLIGKKWHVGKNKRGIVYVAAIKQRKQRIEVASNLENVLSGDKCLSILADLKPSFKTADYNAGLQTLVTDLGNELPAVVNTPAQQATQATTVGPNNLKKDDDETLKQIIGAVVVFAPILLIILYIRNQRRKRLAYRNAMGVNDPNYFIPGQGTPGYNNDPYNGPTNGGYYGQPQSRRNWGGILGGAAAGAAAGYAGRALQDRLSGHHHSTPSDTYQQPNNSYVDNSASNEPSNWGSWGDNGGSSDDNSSYDSGFSDDSSSDSGASSDW; from the coding sequence ATGAAAAAGTTTTTCCTCCTCTTTTATTTGCTTTTTAGCAGTGTTGCATTTGCTCAAATTCCTCAGCCTCAAAAAAACACTTACGTTAATGATTTTGCCGGGGTGCTTACCAAGTCTCAGGTAACAGAATTGAATAAAAAAATATTTGAACTTGAGAAGACAAGGAATGTGCAATTAGCAATTGTGTTGGTTAATAAAATTCCTGTGGTTTACGATATTCAGGATTTTGCCGTATTGATAGGCAAAAAATGGCATGTTGGCAAAAACAAGCGGGGCATAGTCTATGTAGCTGCCATTAAACAGCGTAAGCAACGCATTGAAGTGGCCAGCAACCTGGAAAATGTACTTAGCGGCGATAAATGTTTATCCATACTTGCCGATCTGAAACCGTCGTTTAAAACGGCAGACTATAATGCTGGTTTGCAAACACTGGTGACTGATCTTGGAAATGAGTTACCTGCTGTAGTTAATACCCCTGCTCAACAGGCCACACAAGCAACAACTGTTGGTCCAAATAATTTAAAGAAGGATGACGACGAGACGCTCAAGCAAATTATTGGCGCTGTAGTTGTTTTTGCGCCTATACTGCTCATTATTCTTTACATCAGAAACCAGAGAAGAAAGCGCTTGGCATACCGTAATGCTATGGGTGTGAATGATCCTAATTATTTTATTCCGGGACAGGGAACGCCAGGTTATAACAACGACCCGTATAATGGCCCGACTAATGGCGGATATTACGGACAGCCGCAAAGTCGAAGAAATTGGGGCGGTATTCTCGGCGGGGCTGCGGCTGGTGCGGCTGCAGGTTATGCTGGCAGGGCACTGCAAGACAGGCTTTCAGGTCATCATCATTCAACGCCCTCTGATACTTATCAACAACCGAATAACAGTTACGTTGATAACAGTGCTTCTAACGAACCATCTAACTGGGGTAGCTGGGGCGATAACGGCGGCAGTTCGGATGATAACTCATCTTATGATAGTGGTTTCTCAGATGATTCATCGAGCGATAGCGGTGCTAGTTCTGATTGGTAG
- a CDS encoding NAD(P)H-quinone oxidoreductase — protein sequence MKAIIITQPGGPEVLQPTERPQPTPAAGEVLIKVHAAGVNRPDISQRKGHYPPPVWTVQDIPGLEVAGEVVALGDHVSRWHIGDKVCALVTGGGYAEYCTAPEGQCLPLPDGLNMIEAASLPETFFTVWSNVFDRAHLQPSETLLIHGGSSGIGVAAIQMATALGSKVYATAGSDDKCRFCVQLGAGAAINYKTQNFKQEIARLTNGQGVDVILDMVGGDYTPDNLASLAPEGRLVMINTMKGSKVNVDLSPVMQKRLTITGSTLRPRDTAFKSAVARKLETHIWPLIASRQIKPIIYKTFPAEKAGMAHTLMESSEHIGKIILTFH from the coding sequence ATGAAAGCCATCATCATCACCCAACCGGGCGGCCCTGAAGTTTTGCAACCGACAGAACGCCCGCAACCCACGCCAGCCGCAGGCGAGGTACTAATAAAAGTGCACGCTGCAGGCGTTAACCGGCCTGATATATCTCAACGTAAAGGCCACTACCCGCCGCCAGTGTGGACCGTTCAGGATATACCCGGACTGGAAGTTGCGGGAGAGGTTGTAGCCTTGGGCGATCATGTCTCCCGCTGGCATATTGGCGATAAAGTTTGTGCCCTGGTAACCGGCGGAGGCTATGCCGAGTACTGCACCGCTCCTGAAGGTCAATGCCTTCCCCTCCCCGATGGCTTAAATATGATCGAGGCCGCTTCGCTACCTGAAACATTCTTTACCGTTTGGAGCAACGTATTTGACCGCGCCCACCTGCAACCTAGCGAAACACTCTTAATACATGGCGGCAGCAGCGGTATAGGCGTGGCAGCCATACAAATGGCAACCGCATTAGGCAGCAAGGTTTACGCAACGGCAGGCAGCGATGACAAATGCCGCTTCTGTGTACAACTCGGCGCCGGTGCTGCTATTAACTACAAAACTCAAAATTTTAAACAGGAAATTGCCCGCCTTACCAACGGCCAAGGCGTTGACGTGATATTGGATATGGTTGGCGGCGATTACACGCCAGACAACCTTGCTTCGCTGGCGCCGGAAGGCCGGCTGGTGATGATTAACACCATGAAAGGCAGTAAAGTAAACGTAGACTTATCGCCGGTTATGCAGAAACGCCTCACCATAACCGGCTCTACCCTGCGGCCTCGCGACACCGCCTTTAAAAGTGCCGTAGCCCGCAAACTGGAAACCCATATCTGGCCGCTTATAGCAAGCAGACAAATTAAACCTATTATATATAAAACCTTCCCTGCCGAAAAAGCTGGCATGGCACATACATTAATGGAAAGCAGTGAACACATTGGCAAGATTATACTGACATTTCATTAA
- a CDS encoding redoxin domain-containing protein: MSIQVGQSAPQFTLVSSDLKEVSLSDFKGKKVILHFFPLAFTGVCTTQLCTMRDNFGYYDEHNAELIAISVDSPFTLARFKEANNYQFTLLSDFNKEVSAAYGALYDQFVFNMKGVSKRAAFVIDENQQVIYAEVLESAGNLPDFDAIAEKVK, encoded by the coding sequence ATGTCTATACAAGTTGGCCAGTCTGCACCGCAGTTTACGCTGGTATCGTCTGATCTGAAAGAAGTTTCATTGTCTGATTTTAAAGGAAAAAAAGTAATACTGCATTTCTTTCCGCTGGCATTTACCGGTGTTTGTACCACGCAATTGTGCACCATGCGCGATAACTTTGGTTATTATGATGAGCATAATGCCGAGCTTATTGCTATCTCTGTAGATTCTCCTTTTACTTTGGCGCGCTTTAAAGAGGCTAATAACTATCAGTTTACCCTGTTATCAGATTTTAACAAAGAAGTGTCTGCCGCTTATGGTGCCTTGTACGATCAATTTGTGTTTAATATGAAGGGTGTTTCTAAGCGCGCGGCCTTTGTTATTGACGAAAATCAGCAGGTAATTTATGCCGAGGTATTAGAGTCTGCAGGTAATCTGCCTGATTTTGATGCAATTGCAGAAAAAGTAAAATAA
- a CDS encoding adenylate kinase: protein MLNLVLFGPPGAGKGTQSQKLIEKYGLIHLSTGDLLRGEIAQGTVLGLEAKKLMDDGKLVPDEVVIGMISNKLDANKQAHGFIFDGFPRTVAQAAALDNLMETKDGGISGMVALEVNDDELLKRLLLRGKDSGRADDQNPEVIGKRIKEYNDKTAPVADFYKGQNKFQSINGIGSVDEIFDAICSIVDKWDKK, encoded by the coding sequence ATGCTAAACTTAGTACTGTTTGGCCCTCCCGGCGCCGGGAAAGGCACACAATCCCAAAAACTTATTGAAAAATACGGTCTGATTCACCTCTCAACCGGCGATCTGTTACGTGGCGAGATTGCTCAAGGCACTGTACTTGGTCTTGAAGCTAAGAAGTTGATGGACGACGGCAAATTAGTACCGGATGAGGTAGTGATTGGCATGATCAGCAACAAACTGGATGCTAACAAACAAGCCCACGGTTTTATTTTTGACGGTTTCCCACGTACCGTAGCTCAGGCTGCAGCGCTGGATAACCTGATGGAAACTAAAGACGGTGGCATCTCTGGCATGGTTGCCCTTGAGGTAAACGATGACGAGCTGCTGAAACGCTTGCTGTTGCGCGGTAAAGATTCAGGTCGTGCAGACGATCAAAACCCTGAGGTTATTGGCAAACGTATTAAAGAGTATAACGATAAAACTGCTCCGGTTGCCGATTTCTATAAAGGACAAAATAAGTTCCAAAGCATTAACGGCATTGGTTCTGTAGATGAGATATTTGATGCCATTTGCTCGATTGTAGACAAGTGGGATAAGAAATAA
- the obgE gene encoding GTPase ObgE: MPQGSNFVDYVKICCRSGHGGAGSAHLHRDKHTAKGGPDGGDGGRGGHVIVKGNAQLWTLLHLKYRKHVIAGNGEPGGSSLKSGKTGQDEILEVPLGTIAKDAETGEILFEINEDGETRILTDGGRGGLGNWHFKSATLQTPRFAQPGEPGQEVWNVLELKLLADVGLVGFPNAGKSTLLSVVSAAKPEIADYAFTTIVPNLGIVAYRDSKSFVMADIPGIIEGASQGKGLGFRFLRHIERNSVLLFMVPADTNRTIQEEYEILLSELEAYNPELIHKPRVLAVTKTDLLDDELQQEMQAQLPKGIPAIFISSVAQKGIDKLKDLLWTEINKG; encoded by the coding sequence ATGCCTCAGGGTTCAAACTTCGTAGATTATGTAAAGATCTGTTGTCGCTCCGGTCACGGTGGGGCTGGTTCTGCACATTTGCACCGCGATAAGCACACCGCCAAAGGTGGTCCTGATGGTGGTGATGGTGGTCGTGGCGGTCACGTGATTGTTAAAGGCAACGCCCAGTTGTGGACGCTGCTGCACCTTAAATACCGCAAACACGTTATAGCCGGTAATGGCGAACCGGGCGGCAGTTCGCTTAAAAGTGGTAAAACCGGTCAGGATGAGATTTTGGAAGTTCCACTAGGAACTATCGCCAAAGATGCCGAGACCGGTGAGATTCTTTTTGAAATCAACGAGGATGGCGAGACTCGTATTCTGACCGATGGCGGTCGCGGCGGATTGGGTAACTGGCACTTTAAATCGGCCACGTTGCAAACTCCGCGCTTTGCGCAACCAGGCGAACCCGGCCAGGAGGTATGGAATGTTCTTGAGCTGAAATTACTGGCCGATGTTGGCTTGGTAGGTTTCCCAAATGCGGGTAAATCAACCTTACTGTCGGTGGTATCTGCTGCCAAACCGGAGATTGCTGATTATGCTTTTACTACAATAGTACCCAACTTGGGTATTGTGGCTTATCGCGATAGCAAATCTTTTGTAATGGCCGATATTCCGGGGATCATCGAAGGGGCATCGCAAGGCAAAGGTTTGGGTTTCCGTTTCCTTCGCCATATCGAGCGTAACTCTGTGTTGTTGTTTATGGTGCCTGCCGATACCAATCGTACCATTCAAGAGGAATACGAAATATTACTGAGCGAGCTGGAAGCATACAATCCAGAACTTATCCATAAACCCCGCGTGCTGGCCGTAACCAAAACCGACCTGCTCGACGATGAACTGCAACAAGAAATGCAGGCCCAACTGCCAAAGGGCATCCCGGCGATATTTATCTCTTCAGTAGCCCAAAAAGGCATTGACAAGCTGAAGGATCTGTTGTGGACAGAGATTAATAAGGGGTAA
- a CDS encoding MgtC/SapB family protein, with product MILPTTELLIRLSAAILLGAIVGFERQKHEWAAGLRTHMLVCLGAALIMIVSAYGFAGVVGKPGYNLDPSRVAAQVVSGIGFLGAGTILFLRQEVVRGLTTAAGLWTVAAIGLACGGGLYLAAGFTTIAVWIILALIKPLETRFINKEKFKGFTIRLERKEVSLQHIEDALRENHVKYRQISVTPAFEEDLDEMRISLEKNAFSNVDPMAMIETLRKLKGVREVTLLMM from the coding sequence ATGATACTTCCCACCACCGAGCTACTCATCCGTTTATCTGCTGCCATTCTATTAGGCGCCATCGTTGGCTTTGAACGGCAGAAGCATGAGTGGGCCGCCGGTTTGCGCACGCACATGCTGGTATGCCTGGGTGCAGCACTGATTATGATTGTTTCTGCTTATGGATTTGCAGGCGTGGTGGGCAAGCCGGGCTATAATCTTGATCCATCGCGCGTGGCAGCGCAGGTAGTGAGCGGCATTGGCTTCCTTGGCGCGGGCACCATTCTTTTTTTACGACAGGAAGTGGTGCGCGGACTAACCACTGCCGCCGGCTTATGGACCGTAGCGGCCATTGGCCTGGCCTGCGGTGGAGGGCTTTACCTAGCTGCCGGTTTTACCACCATAGCGGTGTGGATCATACTGGCACTGATTAAACCACTGGAAACCCGCTTTATCAATAAGGAAAAATTCAAGGGATTTACCATCAGGCTGGAACGTAAAGAGGTGAGCCTGCAACATATTGAAGACGCGTTGAGAGAAAACCACGTAAAATATCGTCAGATTAGTGTAACTCCGGCTTTTGAAGAAGATTTGGATGAGATGCGGATCTCGCTGGAGAAAAATGCTTTTAGTAACGTTGACCCGATGGCCATGATTGAGACATTGCGAAAACTAAAAGGCGTGCGCGAAGTAACCTTATTAATGATGTAA
- the guaA gene encoding glutamine-hydrolyzing GMP synthase, translated as MQEKILILDFGSQFTQLIARRVRELSIYCEIHPYNNPPVIDETVKGIILSGSPFSVRQEDAPHYDFKASHGTLPILGVCYGAQYMAHFNGGEVLPSSTREYGRANLQYIKKDNPLFKDVPEGSQVWMSHGDTIASIAADYEVIASTDSVKVAAYQISGTQTYGIQFHPEVTHSIDGKQLIQNFLVDICGCSQDWTPDSFIETTIAGLKEKLGDDKVVLGLSGGVDSSVAAVLLHHAIGKNLYCIFVDNGLLRKDEFESVLESYKHMGLNVKGVDAKQRFYDALVGLIDPEHKRKAIGRVFIDVFDDEAHQVQDVKWLGQGTIYPDVIESVSVKGPSATIKSHHNVGGLPDFMKLKVVEPLNTLFKDEVRKVGKALGIDNNILGRHPFPGPGLGIRILGEVTQEKVRILQEADAIYINNLRSAGVYDKVWQAGTIFLPVQSVGVMGDERTYEHVVALRAVESLDGMTADWCHLPYDLLAKISNEIINNVKGINRVVYDISSKPPATIEWE; from the coding sequence ATGCAAGAAAAAATCCTCATTCTTGACTTCGGCTCACAATTCACTCAACTTATCGCCCGCCGTGTCAGAGAACTCAGTATCTATTGCGAGATTCATCCATACAACAATCCGCCAGTAATTGACGAAACCGTAAAAGGTATCATTCTTTCAGGTAGCCCGTTTTCGGTGCGCCAGGAAGATGCGCCTCATTATGATTTTAAAGCATCGCACGGCACACTGCCAATTTTGGGCGTTTGCTACGGTGCGCAGTACATGGCGCATTTTAACGGTGGCGAGGTGTTACCATCAAGCACCCGCGAGTATGGTCGTGCTAATTTGCAATACATTAAAAAAGATAATCCGCTTTTTAAAGATGTTCCTGAAGGCTCGCAGGTTTGGATGTCGCATGGCGATACCATTGCCAGCATTGCGGCCGATTATGAAGTGATTGCCAGCACCGATAGCGTGAAGGTTGCTGCCTACCAGATCAGCGGAACGCAGACTTATGGTATTCAGTTCCACCCGGAAGTAACTCACAGTATTGACGGTAAACAACTGATCCAGAACTTCCTGGTTGACATTTGCGGTTGCTCGCAAGATTGGACGCCAGACTCGTTCATCGAAACAACCATCGCCGGTTTGAAAGAAAAACTGGGTGATGATAAAGTGGTATTAGGCCTGTCAGGCGGTGTTGATTCATCGGTAGCGGCCGTGTTGCTGCACCATGCCATCGGCAAAAACCTGTACTGTATTTTTGTTGATAACGGCCTGCTGCGTAAAGACGAGTTTGAGAGCGTGCTGGAATCATACAAGCACATGGGCTTGAACGTAAAAGGTGTGGATGCTAAACAGCGTTTCTATGATGCGCTGGTTGGATTGATAGACCCAGAGCATAAACGCAAGGCTATTGGCCGTGTGTTTATCGATGTATTTGATGACGAAGCGCACCAGGTGCAGGATGTAAAATGGCTGGGCCAGGGTACTATTTATCCAGACGTGATTGAGTCGGTATCGGTTAAAGGTCCGTCGGCTACCATTAAATCGCACCATAACGTGGGCGGTTTGCCAGATTTTATGAAACTGAAAGTGGTTGAGCCGCTAAACACCCTGTTTAAAGACGAGGTGCGTAAAGTAGGTAAGGCCCTGGGTATAGATAATAATATTTTAGGTAGGCACCCGTTCCCGGGTCCGGGCCTGGGCATCAGGATCTTAGGCGAAGTAACGCAGGAGAAAGTGCGCATTTTGCAAGAGGCTGATGCAATTTATATCAACAATTTGCGCAGTGCCGGTGTTTATGATAAGGTTTGGCAGGCAGGCACCATCTTCTTACCAGTACAATCGGTAGGGGTAATGGGCGATGAGCGTACCTATGAGCACGTTGTTGCCCTGCGCGCGGTAGAATCACTGGACGGTATGACAGCCGATTGGTGCCATTTACCTTATGATCTGCTGGCCAAAATTTCAAACGAGATCATTAACAACGTAAAAGGCATAAACAGGGTAGTGTATGATATCAGTTCAAAACCGCCTGCCACCATTGAGTGGGAATAA
- a CDS encoding ABC transporter substrate-binding protein, with amino-acid sequence MISVQNRLPPLSGNKWPLFWLSALLLAGCGPKLNPVNTPVKKADTVATASKTTQAKPVAEPAYRPTIALILPFNLDRINLSPAAGKEGIAKADLAGDYYEGFRLALDSLTASGYNFKLQVFDSKDENAQAYNLALNTRVRTANIIVGPVYPEGLRSFSSASGALRRLTISPLSPASPADYKNPYLVTMMPPLQYHSRRAAAYVVDNLKAQKVFILKSGYTEDNKYTLPFTRAIDSLSKKKVKVVTVTVVRGNLKALVPQLSNKEENVFVVPSTNQQFLQVTLHSLDTLNRHFPVTLIGHPSWEKVKFLNAGLLQRLRTVITSTDRVNYHHADVVNFIKAYRKKYHSEPGEYAFKGFDEGMYTGQLVAAKQTTPAAMQDYKGLHNSFHFENIGAEGWVNTHVNLYKYINFELKQVE; translated from the coding sequence ATGATATCAGTTCAAAACCGCCTGCCACCATTGAGTGGGAATAAATGGCCGCTGTTTTGGCTGAGCGCATTGCTGCTGGCCGGTTGCGGACCGAAGCTTAACCCGGTTAACACGCCCGTAAAAAAGGCTGATACCGTGGCTACGGCCTCAAAAACTACGCAAGCTAAGCCTGTGGCAGAGCCTGCTTACCGCCCGACCATTGCATTGATATTGCCTTTTAACCTGGATAGAATAAACCTCTCGCCGGCTGCCGGCAAAGAGGGCATTGCCAAGGCCGACCTGGCCGGCGATTATTACGAAGGTTTTCGCCTGGCGCTGGATTCGCTCACAGCGTCAGGCTATAATTTTAAGCTGCAGGTTTTTGATTCTAAGGATGAGAACGCACAGGCCTATAACCTGGCGCTCAATACCCGCGTACGCACAGCTAATATTATTGTGGGTCCGGTGTATCCCGAAGGATTGAGAAGCTTTTCATCCGCCTCTGGAGCGTTAAGGAGGCTTACTATTTCGCCGCTTTCGCCGGCATCGCCTGCAGACTATAAAAATCCGTACCTGGTTACCATGATGCCGCCACTGCAATACCATAGCCGCAGGGCTGCTGCTTATGTGGTGGATAATTTGAAAGCGCAGAAGGTATTTATCCTAAAATCGGGCTATACCGAGGATAATAAATATACCCTTCCTTTTACCCGCGCTATTGATAGCCTGAGTAAGAAAAAGGTTAAAGTGGTAACCGTAACCGTTGTGCGCGGTAATTTGAAAGCGCTGGTGCCGCAGCTTTCTAATAAAGAAGAGAACGTTTTTGTGGTGCCATCAACCAATCAGCAGTTTTTGCAGGTAACACTGCACTCGCTGGATACGCTGAACAGGCATTTTCCGGTAACACTGATTGGTCACCCGAGTTGGGAGAAGGTGAAGTTTTTAAATGCAGGATTGTTGCAACGCTTGCGCACGGTGATTACCTCTACCGATAGGGTGAACTATCATCATGCAGATGTGGTCAACTTTATAAAAGCTTATCGTAAGAAATATCACTCAGAACCAGGCGAGTATGCCTTTAAGGGTTTTGATGAAGGCATGTACACGGGGCAACTGGTTGCTGCAAAGCAAACAACACCCGCCGCCATGCAGGATTATAAAGGCTTGCACAATTCTTTCCATTTTGAAAATATTGGGGCAGAAGGATGGGTGAACACGCACGTTAATTTGTACAAATACATTAATTTTGAGCTAAAACAGGTAGAATGA
- a CDS encoding RNA methyltransferase → MKALNQLKTFQRLLSEYPEDTPLNKFLPGFYRQNKQMGSTDRKVASRLIYNYFRLGNALANHPPEERLVVAEFLCNTQVNSFIQHFKPEWALCIDFSADQKLQMIKTAYPDFKLEDVFPWTDQLSADIDQQAFLKSFFTQPDLFIRVRRGFESQVKQALTKANVAFKDEGNNCYALPNGTKLDGIFADEHWVEVQDYSSQQTARYFRPEQWDNWWDACAASGGKSLLLHELQPNLKLVVSDVRESVLTNLDERFQRVGLRRYQKKLLDLTQNPDPEMHDYAFDGIILDAPCSGSGTWGRTPEMMSQFAGGKINFFQRLQQDIVRNVAKYLKPGKPLIYITCSVFKAENEAAVEFITRELGLQVEEQQVLAGYGNRADTMFVARLVKPE, encoded by the coding sequence ATGAAGGCTCTGAATCAGCTCAAAACCTTTCAGCGATTGCTAAGCGAGTATCCGGAAGATACACCGTTAAATAAATTTCTACCTGGCTTTTATCGCCAGAACAAGCAAATGGGCTCTACCGATAGAAAGGTGGCCAGCCGTTTGATCTATAATTACTTTCGCCTGGGCAATGCCCTGGCCAATCACCCTCCAGAAGAACGCCTGGTTGTTGCCGAGTTTTTGTGTAATACGCAGGTTAACTCTTTTATACAGCATTTTAAGCCGGAGTGGGCGTTGTGTATTGATTTTTCGGCAGATCAAAAGCTGCAGATGATCAAGACCGCCTATCCTGATTTTAAACTGGAAGATGTTTTTCCGTGGACTGATCAACTTTCTGCGGATATTGATCAGCAGGCTTTTCTTAAATCATTCTTTACCCAGCCAGATCTGTTTATCCGCGTGCGTCGTGGATTTGAGTCGCAGGTAAAACAGGCGCTTACCAAAGCCAACGTTGCTTTTAAAGACGAAGGCAACAACTGTTATGCCCTGCCCAACGGCACCAAGCTGGATGGTATTTTTGCTGACGAGCATTGGGTTGAGGTGCAGGATTATTCATCACAACAAACAGCCCGATACTTTCGCCCTGAGCAATGGGATAACTGGTGGGATGCCTGCGCGGCATCTGGCGGTAAATCACTGTTGTTACATGAGTTGCAGCCCAATCTAAAATTGGTGGTGTCAGACGTGCGCGAGTCTGTTTTAACCAACCTCGACGAACGTTTCCAGCGCGTTGGCTTGCGTCGTTATCAAAAGAAACTGCTCGATCTTACGCAAAATCCCGACCCGGAAATGCATGATTATGCGTTCGACGGTATCATTCTTGACGCGCCTTGCAGTGGCTCAGGCACCTGGGGGCGTACGCCAGAAATGATGAGCCAGTTTGCCGGGGGCAAGATCAATTTCTTTCAGCGCTTGCAGCAGGATATTGTGCGCAACGTAGCAAAATACCTGAAGCCAGGTAAGCCGCTAATCTATATCACCTGCTCTGTTTTTAAAGCTGAGAACGAGGCTGCGGTTGAATTTATTACCCGCGAACTGGGTTTGCAGGTAGAAGAGCAGCAGGTGTTGGCGGGTTATGGAAATAGAGCCGACACCATGTTTGTGGCAAGACTGGTGAAGCCAGAATAG
- a CDS encoding thioesterase family protein, with translation MTEAKPYSTFESEFRVRPDDIDMFQHVHNSKYFDYVLAARYDQMERCYGMAMEKFMERGYGWVVKTAHVDYKRALTMGDHFTVTTGIESINDKGCRVKFSITKKDTGKVCCDGWFDYTMIDMQTGRGAKVPDDVIAHYSV, from the coding sequence ATGACCGAAGCAAAACCATACAGCACCTTTGAAAGCGAGTTTAGGGTGAGGCCCGATGATATAGACATGTTCCAGCACGTGCACAACAGCAAGTATTTTGATTATGTGCTGGCTGCCCGCTACGATCAGATGGAGCGCTGTTATGGCATGGCCATGGAAAAGTTTATGGAGCGTGGCTACGGCTGGGTAGTAAAAACCGCGCATGTAGATTACAAGCGTGCGCTAACCATGGGCGATCATTTCACCGTTACCACCGGCATTGAGAGCATTAATGATAAAGGTTGCCGCGTAAAATTCAGCATCACCAAAAAAGATACCGGCAAAGTTTGCTGCGATGGCTGGTTTGATTATACCATGATAGACATGCAAACGGGCCGTGGCGCCAAGGTGCCGGATGATGTGATTGCACATTATAGTGTTTAA
- a CDS encoding adenylyltransferase/cytidyltransferase family protein: MHPAEIKLRLAVLGVPDSVYDHYREPHRHYHTLAHLDDLFKQIKQRGLVGDDAILLAAVYHDVIYNPQSATNEEDSAKYFNDTFKGDKALKKEVIGIILDTKTHKPATDRSRIFCDMDLDILRRPLGELIDYEHQIFKEFQFVDYRVYQTKRMEVLRTLQEQVDNPHLEALITYVAKRQPKIGVYPGSFNPFHKGHYNILKKAEKVFDKVIIARGVNPSKNAAEYELPAILKHRQLANYEGLMTDFVKQLGYPVTVIRGLRNGTDLQAELNQYRYLQDLSANDISIISIFCDREFEHISSTGIRQLAVYGKAGEYLL, from the coding sequence ATGCATCCTGCAGAGATTAAGCTTCGCCTGGCAGTGCTCGGCGTTCCGGATAGTGTTTACGATCATTACCGCGAGCCGCACCGTCATTATCATACTTTGGCTCATCTGGACGACCTGTTTAAACAGATTAAACAACGTGGATTGGTGGGTGATGATGCCATTTTGCTGGCGGCCGTTTATCATGATGTGATTTATAACCCGCAGTCGGCCACCAATGAAGAGGATTCTGCCAAATACTTTAATGATACTTTTAAAGGCGACAAGGCACTGAAGAAAGAGGTTATAGGCATCATCCTCGATACCAAAACCCATAAACCGGCAACAGACCGCTCGCGGATCTTCTGCGATATGGATCTGGATATTTTGCGCCGACCACTGGGGGAGTTGATTGACTATGAGCATCAGATCTTTAAAGAGTTTCAGTTTGTTGATTACCGGGTATATCAAACCAAGCGTATGGAAGTACTACGTACGCTGCAAGAGCAGGTAGACAACCCGCACCTGGAGGCGCTGATTACTTACGTGGCCAAGCGTCAGCCCAAAATAGGTGTTTACCCGGGTAGCTTTAATCCGTTTCATAAGGGGCATTACAATATTCTGAAAAAGGCAGAGAAGGTTTTTGATAAAGTGATTATTGCCCGCGGTGTCAATCCATCTAAAAATGCTGCCGAGTATGAGTTGCCGGCTATTTTAAAACACCGGCAGTTAGCCAATTACGAAGGCCTGATGACTGATTTTGTAAAGCAGTTGGGGTACCCGGTAACCGTGATCCGTGGATTGCGAAATGGCACCGATCTGCAGGCTGAGCTAAATCAGTACCGCTATCTGCAGGATCTGAGCGCGAACGATATCAGTATCATTTCCATCTTTTGCGACCGGGAGTTTGAACATATTTCAAGCACCGGAATCAGGCAGTTGGCCGTATATGGCAAAGCAGGGGAGTATTTGCTATAA
- the rpsO gene encoding 30S ribosomal protein S15, with the protein MYLSKEVKAEIFAKHGSAATDTGSAEGQIALFTHRIAHLTGHLKKNKKDFSTQLSLQKLVGKRRALLAYLYKKDIGRYRAIIKALALRDIIK; encoded by the coding sequence ATGTATTTAAGTAAAGAAGTAAAGGCAGAGATCTTTGCAAAACATGGTAGCGCTGCAACCGACACAGGTTCAGCAGAAGGTCAGATCGCGTTGTTCACTCACCGCATTGCTCACTTAACCGGTCACCTTAAGAAAAATAAAAAAGATTTTTCTACCCAGTTATCACTTCAGAAACTGGTAGGTAAACGTCGTGCGCTGCTGGCATACCTGTACAAAAAAGACATCGGAAGATATCGTGCTATCATCAAAGCTCTTGCGCTGAGAGATATCATTAAATAA